A genome region from Populus alba chromosome 3, ASM523922v2, whole genome shotgun sequence includes the following:
- the LOC118062887 gene encoding haloacid dehalogenase-like hydrolase domain-containing protein Sgpp, whose protein sequence is MSVSDTKFSLSKLAPLEGVLFDVDGTLCDSDPLHYYAFREMLQEISFNDGVPITEEFFVKNIAGKHNEDIALLLFPDDLQRGLKFMDDKEAMFRRLASEQLKPVNGIYKLKKWVEDHGLKRAAVTNAPRANAELMISLLGLSDFFDAVILGDDCEHAKPHPEPYLKALEVLKVSKDHTFVCEDSVSGIKAGVAAGMPVVGLTTRNPEHLLMEAKPTIIINDYEDPKLWTALEELDMQEAAVKPAA, encoded by the exons ATGTCTGTTTCTGATAC TAAATTTTCTCTCTCCAAGCTTGCTCCATTGGAAGGGGTACTATTTGATGTTGATGGGACTCTGTGCGATTCAGATCCCCTCCACTACTATGCCTTCCGAGAAATGCTTCAAGAG ATAAGTTTCAATGATGGGGTCCCAATTACAGAGGAATTCTTTGTTAAGAATATTGCCGGGAAGCATAATGAGGATATTGCTTTGCTCCTCTTTCCTGATGATCTCCAACGAGGCTTAAAATTCATGGACGATAAGGAAGCGATGTTTCGAAG ATTGGCATCTGAGCAACTGAAGCCTGTAAATGGCATatataaattgaagaaatgGGTTGAAGATCATGGGCTGAAACGGGCTGCAGTTACCAATGCTCCAAGAGCAAATGCTGAACTTATGATCTCACTTCTGGGCCTCTCTGATTTTTTTGATGCTGTTATCCTTGGGGATGATTGTGAGCACGCCAAACCACACCCAGAACCCTACTTGAAGGCTCTTGAAGTGCTCAAGGTGTCAAAGGACCATACCTTTGTGTGCGAG GATTCTGTTTCAGGCATAAAAGCTGGAGTGGCAGCCGGGATGCCTGTCGTTGGTTTAACTACCAGAAATCCAGAGCATCTATTGATGGAGGCAAAGCCTACAATTATTATAAACGATTATGAAGATCCAAAGTTGTGGACAGCTCTGGAAGAACTTGATATGCAGGAAGCTGCTGTGAAACCTGCTGCTTGA